ACGAGGGGTACGTCAGGAGGAAGGTCCTCATAGGTTTATTTTTACTCCTCTCAATCCTCCTGGTTAGCCTGTACTCCCTCTCAAGGGGATCCTACCATCTCTCGCTCCAAGAGGTTCTTGAGGCTCTAATCGGGAACGGCACCGAGGCCGCGGCCCTCGTCGTGTGGAAGGTTCGCCTGCCTCGCATAGTGGCCGGTCTCCTGGTTGGGGGCGCTCTTGCGGTTGCGGGGGCGGTTATGCAGGGCTTCCTGAGGAACCCGCTGGCGACGCCATTCACGATGGGCGTTTCTCACGGGGCGATGTTCGGGGCTTCCCTCGCGATAATCCTCGGCGCCGGCTACGCGGAAAGCTCCGGCAGGATATCCCTGAACAACCCCTACGCGGTGGTGCTGTTCGCTTTCATGGGCGCCATGGCCGCGGTGGGCGTAATTCTTCTCCTCGCGAGGCTCAGGGGGCTTTCTCCAGAGGCCATAATCCTCGCGGGAGTGGCGATGAGTTCCCTCTTCGTTGCCCTCACCACCCTCGTCCAGTACTTCGCGGACGAGCTTCAGCTCGCCGCCATGGTTTACTGGAGCTTCGGCGACCTCGGGAGGGCCACGTGGCGTGAGAACGCCATAATGCTCCTCGTCTTTGTCCCGGTGTTCGTCTACTTCGTCGTGAGGAGGTGGGATTTGAACGCGTCAGCCGCAGGTGAGGAAGTTGCAAAAAGCGTCGGGGTGGATGTCGAGAGGGTCCGTTTGGTATCCACGTTCCTCGCGGCGCTCATAACCGCCGTGGGCGTCGCCTTCGTTGGAGTCATAGGCTTCATCGGCCTCATAGCCCCCCACGCGATAAGGCTCGTTGCGGGGGGCGACTACCGCTTCCTGGTGCCCCTCTCAGCACTGGCCGGAGCGCTCCTCCTGGTCACCGCTGATACAGTAGCGAGACTCGTCCTCGCGCCCATGATACTTCCCGTTGGTATAGTGACGTCCTTCCTGGGCGCCCCTGCGTTCATATACCTCCTTGTGAGGCTGGAGGGAAGGAGATGAAGGTCATCAAAGCCAGGAACCTCAGATTCTCCTACAACGGCGCCGACGTCCTTAGAGGGGTGAACCTTGAGGTGGAGGAGGGCGAGTTCGTAGCGATCCTAGGCCCGAACGGTGCCGGTAAGAGCACGCTCCTGAAGTGCATCTCAGGGGTTCTGAAGTGCGAGGGCGTTGAGATCTTCAACAGACCGATCGGAGAGTACTCCCGGAACGAGCTGGCGAGGCTCATAGCCTACGTCCCCCAGAGGGTAGAGCCGGGCTTCATGACGGTCTTTGACACAGTCCTGCTCGGAAGGAGGCCATACATGGGACTGAGGCCTTCAGTCAGGGACGTTGAGGCCGTCAGGGTGGCACTCAGAAGGCTCGGAATAGAGGACCTCGCCCTCAAGGTCACCAACAGGGTGAGCGGCGGCGAGCTGCAGAAGGTGAACATAGCCCGGGCCTTAGCGCAGGAACCGAAAATCCTCATGATGGACGAGCCGACCAACAACCTCGATATAAAGAGCCAGCTCGAGGTGATGAGGATAGCCAGGAAGTTCTCGGCAGACGGCGGCACGGTCGTCATGGTGATGCACGACATTAACCTGGCCATCCGCTTCGCCAAGAGGTTCATCTTCCTCAAGGAGGGGAAAATAGTGGCCAGCGGCGGCCTGGAAGTCCTAACCCCCGGGATATTCAGGGAAATCTACGGGGTTGACGTCAAAATAGAGGATGTTAAGGGAGTCCCCGTGGTAATACCGTTCTGACTACCCACATATGAGTAACACTGTCGAATTTTGGGACAAAGCTTTTAAGTGCTTTAGGGCAACCTAAGCCGGAGGTGTTAGACATGACGATCAAAGCCCCCACACTCAACATAGGCGGTCTCGGTGCGGATCCGCTCACCCAGAGGATAAACGAGAAACAGACTAAGTGGAAGTACAAGATAGCAGTCCTCAGCGGAAAGGGCGGCGTCGGAAAGAGCACTGTCGCGGTGAACCTCGCGGCGGCACTGGCCAAGAAGGGCTACTTCGTCGGCGTCCTCGATGCCGACATACACGGCCCGAACGTCGCCAAGATGCTCGGCGTTGACAAGGCGGACGTCCTCGCCGAGAAGATGGAGGACGGCAGGTTCGAGATGATACCGCCGATGAACGACTTCCTCGGACAGGTGACGCCGATAAAGGTCATGAGCATGGGCTTCCTCGTTCCAGAAGACCAGCCCATCATCTGGCGCGGCTCCCTCGTCACCAAGGCAATAAAGCAGCTCCTCGGCGACGTCAAGTGGGGCGAACTGGACTTCATGATAATCGACTTCCCGCCCGGAACCGGCGACGAGATACTCACCGTCACCCAGACACTCCAGCTCGACGCGGCAGTTATAGTCACCACTCCGCAGGACGTTGCCCTCCTCGACACCGGCAAGGCCGTCAACATGATGAAGAAGATGGAGGTGCCCTATGTAGCCGTCGTCGAGAACATGAGCTACCTCATCTGCCCGCACTGCGGCAACGAGATAGACCTCTTCGGTAAGGGCGGCGGAAGGAAGCTCGCCGAGAAGGAGGGCGTCGACTTCCTCGGCGAGATTCCCATCGACCTCAAGGCAAGGGAAGCGAGCGACGCCGGAATCCCGATAGTCCTCTACGAGGACACCGTCGCCGCGAAGGCCTTCATGGAGATCGTCGACAAGCTCGTTGCGAAGCTCGAGGAGATGAAGGGGAAGGAGGAGCAGGAATCGGAGTGACCCCCCTTCATTCTTTCTGTTTGAGAGTTTCCAGTTTATTAGACCGAAAAGCCCTTCAATCCGGAGACCAAACCTCGAATGTGCGCGGCTCAGGCCGGCGGGGGCCGTTGCGATGGGGCCGCGCTGGGCCGGGCTACATTAACTTTTTAACCACTTCGGGGTATCCACGTGAGAGGGAGAGCATGAGGAAGGCCATTCTAATAACGCTCATCCTTCTGCTCCTGGTTCCCACCGTATCGGCGGGGGAGCTGGCCTATTACCCAAACCGCGAAACGTTCCAGGCTTTTTTGAACTCCAGCTCGACCTACACGGTGGTTGCCGGGAGCGACGACTGGGCCAGGGGCTGGGCATACTACGTCGATGAAAAGCTGTACACGATAAAACCCCACGGAAACGACACCCTGGTACTCGTCGGCAACGCCTACAACAACCGGCTCATGGCGGTTATCTGGAACCGCACGGGCCTCCCGAAGAACGCCTCCCTTCTGCCATCGATTATCGTCCTCAACAACACCCTTCTGATAACCGGCTCCGAGGACAACATCTACCTCACTGAGAGGGCCTTCGAGGACCTGTGGAATCCCCCGAGGGACTCCCTCGTTGTCTTCACACTCCTGATCATTACGATATTCGTGTTGTTCCTCGTCTCCCTGGGCAGTGAGGGCGGCCACGCGGGTAGGTTCTACGTACTGGCTTTCTCCCTCTACGCCCTCTGGTACCTCACGGCGGACGTGCCCAGACTGACCGAAGGGTTCCTCGCCCAGCTGCTCTCCTCCCTCGAGTTCGCCGTTGGCGGTGTGCCCAGCTCCCCCCTTAGCGCGTTGATGGGGGGTGTTTTCAGGGTCGTCCCCCCAATAGAGGAGAACATTGTCTTCATCCACTGGCTGCTGGTGCTCCTCGTGCTCTCGTTCTCGTTCTACCTCGCCCCAAGACGTGCCCGCGAACTTGGCTTTCTCGTTTTCGGGCTGGCCTTCGTCGCCCCCATGTTCAGGGCGGGGTTCGGTCACGTCAGCGGTAGTGTCCTGGGAATGGCCGGGTTCGTCATAACGCTCGCAATAATCAGCAACGTGACGTTCTCACCCGAGGCTTGGAAGGCCCTGCTCCAGACCGGCGTGATGTCCATGTTCACGCTGCTCGCCGTGGCAATAAACCCCTACCTCACCCTGGTCCCATTGGCATTCGTGGCCGCGTTCCCCAAGAGGCACGTCAGGAACTACGCGTACCTCATAATAACCGGTGCCGGAGCCTTTCTGCTCTACGAGGCCTTCGGAATGCCCATCAGTCTGCCCCCAGAGATGGACCCCAGAGCAGCCGAGTACCTCAAGGAGTTCCTCCTCAATGGAGGCCTTATCGTTGTAACGGCCCTTTACGCGGCGTTCAATAGAAAAGGGAGAATAACGATGAAGGGCATGCCCGCCTTCCTGATTCTCCCCCCCATCGTCTCCCTGCCGATGGCTTTCTTCGTGCCCTCCCTGTTCCCGTACTGCATCCTCCTCCTTGCTGCCATGACCGTGAGGCTGATCCACGCCCTCACTCCTGGAACTTGATGGCACCTATGAGTGTCCCCTTCAGGTGGGGGCCTATCTCCTTGATTATGCCCGGGGCCTGGGTGCCCTTCTTGAGTACGAGGAGCGTCTCCATGAGGCCAAGCTCCTCTATCCTCTTCACGTCCCTTCCGTGGCCCGTCTGTATGAGTGCCTTCTCCACGTTCTCGCTCACCGTTCCGGTTACGAAGAGCTTGTCATGGCCGTCCTCAAGCCAGCCCCTGATGCGCTTCAGCTGGGCATCGCTGAATGCCAGCTCGACCTCCCTGGCACCGAACTCGACCTTGGTTGCGACGACCTCAACCGGAAGGTTGTCGACCCAGCCGAACCTGGATATCATCTGCCTTACGGGCATGTCCCCAAAGGTCTCCTTCAGGTAGTAGAGCGGGAGTAAAGCGTCCTTGGGCCTCGGCCTGAAAATCCCGATGTCGACGTAGGCACCGTAGCCGACCTTTCCGAGGTCGACGAAGCGGCCGCGATAGATCTTTCCTTCCTCAACGGCCTTGAGGCTGTAGGGAACCTCCCCAAGCTCCTCGCGGACGAGGTTGGCGCTTATCTCCTCGTCCTCGCCCCTGAGCGAAACCTTCACCCAGTTCTTCTTTACAGCCGAGAGCTTCCACTCAACTTCCAGCTCCCCGAGAAGGGCCTTAAGCTTCCTGTCGAGCTTAAGAAAACCGCTCCTGTCCCCGTAAACTTTCTCAAGAATAACCACTTCTTCCATTCTCACCATCCCCGAAGTTCATTAAGGAAAGAAAGCCATTCAAATCAGTCCGACTTCTTCTTGGACTTCCTCGGCTTCTTCCTGAGGCCCAGCTCTATCTCCAGCTCCTCGATGCGCTTCTTAAGCTCCTCGACGACCTCTGTGTTGTCGTACTGCATGAGCATCTGGCCGCATATCGGGCACTGGAACTCGTACTCCATAGCCTCGTCGAAGGTCAGCTTCGGGTGCCCCGGCGTTCCGCAGTGGTAGTATATCTCGCTGGTCTCCTCCTCGAGCATCTCCTTGAGCCTCTTAAGCTCGGCCATCTTCTTGGCGCGGAGTATCTCGGGAAGACGCTTGGTCTCAAGGCGCCAGTAGTAGTAATACCAGCCGGTTTCCTTGTCCCTTATGCGCTTGAACTCCGCCAGCCCCTGGTCGTAGAGCATGTAAAGTACCTTCCTGACGGTGTTGACCCGTATCTCCGTCATCTCTGCGAGTTCTTCATCAGTTGCTTCTTTCTTCTTCTCGAGTGCCTTGATTACCTCAACGGCCTCCTCTCCGCCCATGTCCATTGCGAGTTCGAGGAGCTCCTTGTTCTTCCGCCTTGCCACAGTAACGACCTCCAGAGAATATTCGAGCCTCTGAGTAGATGCCAGCAGAGCTGTCCAATATTAAACTATGTGGGCTGGACTATATATAGGTTTTTGTCAAATTTCCAACCACACTGCACAGAAAAGAACATTGAATAAAAGTTCAATCCGTGAAGTACTCGTTGAGGAGCTCCTTGGCCGAGGGCTTGTACAGCTCGAGAACCTCTATGTGCTCTATGACGTTTCCCTCACGGAGACTGAGCTTGACCTTCCCGCCGTAGACCTGGAGGTCGTCCAGCATGCCGTATATAGCATCCTCCGCCTCCAGCGGGCTTTTAAACTTCATTATGTACTCGTCACCGTCGGCCAGGATAAGCTTGACCCAGTACTCGTTCTTCCTCTTGAAGGGACGGGTGATCTTGGGCTTGAAGTTGTCGATTATGATTTCCAAGAGCGCCACCTCCAGCCTAAGGACTTTTGGCCTCTCTAAAGCTGTTAGGGCACGGATTTTTAAGGGTTTCCTAAGGGACTTGCGAGAAAATAGACAAACCGGTATTTAAACGTTGTGAAGGGAACCGTTTTATCTCCCTGGTTAGTTGCAGGAGGCCAGGAGTGAGGAAGGGAAGAGAAACGAACCGCCGGGGACCATCAGAAAGGAAGCTCAAAGTTCATCTCTTCCGCAATCCCCTTCACCTCATCGAGGGCAACGACCGCGCTCCTGGCACCGACCCTCTGGACCGTTAGATAGGCGAGGAGCATGCCGAGCCTGGCGGAGTCTTCCAGAGTCCAGCCGTTCAGGACGCCGTAGATAACCCCCGCATCGAAGGAGTCTCCAGCGCCCGTGGAATCGACCACCTCTGCGCTCAGCCCCCTTATCTCGCTGACGTTTCCATTCTCGTCCCTCACCATCGCCCCTCCTCCATTGAGGGTAACGACGAGGTTCTTGGCCCTCGAGAGGGAGAGGTCGAGGGAGCCGTACTTCCTCCGGTACTCGTCCTCGTTCATCATGAGGTAGTCCACCTTCCCCTCGACTTCCTTCGATAGAGGGGCTTCTCCGATGTCGAGGGAAACCGTTATGCCCCGCCCGCTGGCAAAGTTGACGATCTTCTCGATAAGCTCCAGCGGATTGGAGGACATGTGGATGTGCTTAGCCCGCGAGAGGTAGCCAAAATCGGGCTTTTTGAAGAGGTTCGCGCCCGGGTACTTGACTATCCTCTTGTCGTCGCCGTGAACCATAGCCACCGCCACACCGGAGGGGGCATCGACGATTTGAATGCCGGAGGTGTCAACGCCTATCCTCCTGAAGTACGAGATGTGGGCCTCGCCTATCTCGTCCCTCCCGACTGCGCCGAGATAGCCCGTCTTAAGTCCAAAGTGCGCGAGCCAGGTTATCGTGTTTGCCGCGGCCCCCCCGAGGCCAAAGAAAGCTTCCCTTGCATTCACCTTCTCGTGGAACTCCGGAAACCTGTCCAAGAGCATGATGATGTCGTAGTTGAGGTTTCCAACGCCTATAACGTCGAGCTTTTCCATTCCGCTCACCCCTCAAACTGACCCCTACGCTCAGGGGGTTAATAACCTTGCCTCCGAGGGGAAAGATTTAAATATCCATTTCTACTCAGTTATGGGTAAGAGGTGAACAAAAATGATGCTCATACTTGAGGCCTACTTCAAGAACTATCCGGCTAGGAAGAAGGTGGCCGAGTTCCTCTTTGAGAACGGTCTCAGCGTCAAGAACGGCAAGATATACCTCAGGGACGTCGAGGTTCCCATAAGCGAGCTAGCCAGGATAATCGGCGTCAACAGGAAGATAGTCTATCACACCATCGAGTACATCGAGAAGACCTACCCCCTCAAGCTCATCTTCGAGAAGCTCAACCCGCTGCCGAGCCTGATCGACGTCGCCCCGCTGATGGGCTGGGAGGTTCTGGAGATAGAGCTTGACAAGGAAAAGTACCTCCGGGGCTTCTCCGAGGTTCTGAGACTTCTCTACGAGAACGGTGTTCCCGTGATGGAGGTCTTCAGCAGGAACCTCCGCGAGGAACCGAGCAAGCTCTACATCGTCATCGACGGAACGCTCCCTGTGGAGGTCTTCGTGAGGGTAAAGGAGATGGAAGGCTTCAGGAAGCTCATCCTCCACACACCTGAAAAGGACAAGGAGAAGTTCGTCTGCAACTACTGCGAGGTCAAATACTGCCCCAAGAGGATACTGATAGAGAAGATGGCTAGCCTG
This window of the Thermococcus siculi genome carries:
- a CDS encoding ABC transporter ATP-binding protein; amino-acid sequence: MKVIKARNLRFSYNGADVLRGVNLEVEEGEFVAILGPNGAGKSTLLKCISGVLKCEGVEIFNRPIGEYSRNELARLIAYVPQRVEPGFMTVFDTVLLGRRPYMGLRPSVRDVEAVRVALRRLGIEDLALKVTNRVSGGELQKVNIARALAQEPKILMMDEPTNNLDIKSQLEVMRIARKFSADGGTVVMVMHDINLAIRFAKRFIFLKEGKIVASGGLEVLTPGIFREIYGVDVKIEDVKGVPVVIPF
- a CDS encoding Mrp/NBP35 family ATP-binding protein, with translation MTIKAPTLNIGGLGADPLTQRINEKQTKWKYKIAVLSGKGGVGKSTVAVNLAAALAKKGYFVGVLDADIHGPNVAKMLGVDKADVLAEKMEDGRFEMIPPMNDFLGQVTPIKVMSMGFLVPEDQPIIWRGSLVTKAIKQLLGDVKWGELDFMIIDFPPGTGDEILTVTQTLQLDAAVIVTTPQDVALLDTGKAVNMMKKMEVPYVAVVENMSYLICPHCGNEIDLFGKGGGRKLAEKEGVDFLGEIPIDLKAREASDAGIPIVLYEDTVAAKAFMEIVDKLVAKLEEMKGKEEQESE
- a CDS encoding regulator of amino acid metabolism, contains ACT domain protein; the encoded protein is MMLILEAYFKNYPARKKVAEFLFENGLSVKNGKIYLRDVEVPISELARIIGVNRKIVYHTIEYIEKTYPLKLIFEKLNPLPSLIDVAPLMGWEVLEIELDKEKYLRGFSEVLRLLYENGVPVMEVFSRNLREEPSKLYIVIDGTLPVEVFVRVKEMEGFRKLILHTPEKDKEKFVCNYCEVKYCPKRILIEKMASL
- a CDS encoding FecCD family ABC transporter permease, producing MDYEGYVRRKVLIGLFLLLSILLVSLYSLSRGSYHLSLQEVLEALIGNGTEAAALVVWKVRLPRIVAGLLVGGALAVAGAVMQGFLRNPLATPFTMGVSHGAMFGASLAIILGAGYAESSGRISLNNPYAVVLFAFMGAMAAVGVILLLARLRGLSPEAIILAGVAMSSLFVALTTLVQYFADELQLAAMVYWSFGDLGRATWRENAIMLLVFVPVFVYFVVRRWDLNASAAGEEVAKSVGVDVERVRLVSTFLAALITAVGVAFVGVIGFIGLIAPHAIRLVAGGDYRFLVPLSALAGALLLVTADTVARLVLAPMILPVGIVTSFLGAPAFIYLLVRLEGRR
- a CDS encoding ADP-dependent ribose-1-phosphate kinase, whose protein sequence is MEKLDVIGVGNLNYDIIMLLDRFPEFHEKVNAREAFFGLGGAAANTITWLAHFGLKTGYLGAVGRDEIGEAHISYFRRIGVDTSGIQIVDAPSGVAVAMVHGDDKRIVKYPGANLFKKPDFGYLSRAKHIHMSSNPLELIEKIVNFASGRGITVSLDIGEAPLSKEVEGKVDYLMMNEDEYRRKYGSLDLSLSRAKNLVVTLNGGGAMVRDENGNVSEIRGLSAEVVDSTGAGDSFDAGVIYGVLNGWTLEDSARLGMLLAYLTVQRVGARSAVVALDEVKGIAEEMNFELPF
- the tfe gene encoding transcription factor E translates to MARRKNKELLELAMDMGGEEAVEVIKALEKKKEATDEELAEMTEIRVNTVRKVLYMLYDQGLAEFKRIRDKETGWYYYYWRLETKRLPEILRAKKMAELKRLKEMLEEETSEIYYHCGTPGHPKLTFDEAMEYEFQCPICGQMLMQYDNTEVVEELKKRIEELEIELGLRKKPRKSKKKSD
- a CDS encoding DUF2110 family protein gives rise to the protein MEEVVILEKVYGDRSGFLKLDRKLKALLGELEVEWKLSAVKKNWVKVSLRGEDEEISANLVREELGEVPYSLKAVEEGKIYRGRFVDLGKVGYGAYVDIGIFRPRPKDALLPLYYLKETFGDMPVRQMISRFGWVDNLPVEVVATKVEFGAREVELAFSDAQLKRIRGWLEDGHDKLFVTGTVSENVEKALIQTGHGRDVKRIEELGLMETLLVLKKGTQAPGIIKEIGPHLKGTLIGAIKFQE